From a region of the Fibrobacter sp. genome:
- a CDS encoding thrombospondin type 3 repeat-containing protein, producing the protein MKKIIGISLLAGGMAFAQSGLMGGTSGIHQHNAYTLGQWGIEAGTGGDVTFDSWSHSRGGEVYKNGGKDVFHDFSGSLAGNVHGAIGLADFLDIGMALPLYYDHANAHGILPGGEGDLWKASRGDVDMWMKINPIGDEHTLFAMAAIVDLYLPTGDKGVGVRPRHAWYLNEEGGETQPYSSDDLNIGATLVFTLNFSNMGAPIIWNTHAGVVYANEGTSTLVYGTGVNWLALSWMEVFAEFSGEMLIEDGYYPRDPKDDPMLLTPGLRFHLPWNIDFSIGLDVAVRALRNFGYDYKDEMHEIENYTIGYTDKHGTKVRYGYVPTPNYAGTANLTWRFGGKLNRDSDKDGVKDELDKCPHTPEVATVDSVGCPIDSDGDGLIDGLDKCPKTPKGAEIDTTGCPIDSDGDGIFDGLDQCADTPKDVIVDSTGCAMDTDKDGVPDGHDKCPNTLPGAAVDSTGCPADSDKDGVTDALDSCADTPNGAAVDSVGCPIDSDKDGVFDGLDMCPNTKEGAKVDEHGCDNDADGDGVVNELDKCPNTKEGVAVDSTGCPMDSDKDGVKDDVDKCPNTKEGLEVDETGCPLDFDKDGVPDAFDKCPNTKEGVPVDSTGCSADKDKDGVPDGLDQCPNTPKNAPVDSVGCPLDSDNDGVPDYQDKCPNTLEGVKIDAKGCPVNKKEDLERLKKGIEFESGSAKLTKSSYATLDDIISLMKKIESANLEVQGHTDNTGSAEGNKKLSQERAQAVVDYFTQNGIDAERVRAVGFGQDKPIADNKTKKGRAKNRRVELIPFQK; encoded by the coding sequence ATGAAAAAAATCATTGGTATATCATTACTCGCTGGCGGTATGGCCTTTGCCCAGTCCGGGCTTATGGGTGGAACCTCCGGTATTCATCAGCACAACGCTTATACCCTTGGTCAGTGGGGTATCGAAGCCGGTACCGGTGGCGATGTGACCTTTGACTCCTGGTCCCATTCCCGTGGTGGCGAAGTTTACAAGAATGGTGGAAAGGACGTGTTCCATGACTTTTCCGGTTCTCTGGCTGGTAACGTTCACGGTGCTATCGGTCTTGCCGATTTCTTGGACATCGGTATGGCTCTGCCCCTTTACTATGACCACGCCAATGCCCACGGCATCCTGCCCGGCGGCGAAGGTGACCTTTGGAAGGCCTCCCGTGGTGACGTGGACATGTGGATGAAGATCAACCCCATTGGCGACGAACATACCCTGTTCGCCATGGCTGCTATTGTTGATTTGTATCTCCCCACTGGCGACAAGGGCGTAGGTGTCCGTCCCCGTCATGCCTGGTACTTGAATGAAGAAGGCGGCGAAACTCAGCCGTATTCCTCCGACGACCTGAACATTGGCGCTACCTTGGTGTTCACCTTGAACTTCTCCAACATGGGCGCTCCCATTATTTGGAATACCCACGCTGGTGTTGTCTATGCCAACGAAGGTACCTCCACCTTGGTCTATGGCACCGGTGTTAACTGGCTGGCCCTCTCCTGGATGGAAGTCTTTGCTGAATTCTCCGGCGAAATGCTGATCGAAGACGGTTACTATCCTCGCGATCCCAAGGATGACCCCATGCTCCTGACTCCGGGTCTTCGTTTCCACCTGCCGTGGAACATCGACTTCTCCATTGGTCTTGACGTGGCTGTCCGTGCTCTGCGTAACTTCGGTTACGACTACAAGGACGAAATGCATGAAATTGAAAACTACACCATCGGTTATACCGACAAGCATGGTACCAAGGTTCGCTACGGTTACGTTCCGACCCCGAACTATGCCGGTACTGCTAACCTGACCTGGCGCTTCGGTGGCAAGCTGAACCGCGACAGCGACAAGGATGGTGTTAAGGATGAACTGGATAAGTGCCCGCATACTCCGGAAGTTGCAACTGTGGACTCCGTTGGCTGCCCCATTGACTCCGATGGCGATGGCCTGATTGACGGTCTCGACAAGTGCCCCAAGACTCCGAAGGGTGCTGAAATCGATACTACTGGTTGCCCCATCGACTCTGACGGCGACGGCATCTTCGATGGCCTTGACCAGTGCGCTGACACCCCGAAGGATGTGATTGTTGATTCCACCGGTTGCGCTATGGATACCGATAAGGACGGCGTACCTGATGGCCATGACAAGTGCCCCAACACCTTGCCTGGTGCAGCTGTTGATTCTACCGGTTGCCCGGCCGACAGCGACAAGGATGGTGTAACCGACGCTCTCGATAGCTGTGCAGATACTCCGAACGGTGCTGCCGTTGACTCTGTTGGCTGCCCCATTGACAGCGACAAGGATGGCGTATTCGACGGTCTCGATATGTGCCCCAACACCAAGGAAGGTGCTAAGGTTGATGAACACGGTTGCGACAACGACGCTGATGGCGACGGTGTTGTAAACGAACTCGACAAGTGCCCCAACACTAAGGAAGGCGTTGCTGTTGACTCTACCGGCTGCCCCATGGATTCTGACAAGGATGGCGTTAAGGACGACGTAGACAAGTGCCCCAACACCAAGGAAGGCCTTGAAGTCGACGAAACCGGTTGCCCGCTTGACTTCGACAAGGACGGCGTGCCCGATGCATTCGACAAGTGCCCCAACACCAAGGAAGGCGTGCCTGTTGATTCTACCGGCTGCAGCGCTGATAAGGACAAGGATGGTGTACCTGATGGTCTCGACCAGTGCCCCAACACTCCGAAGAATGCTCCGGTAGACTCCGTTGGCTGCCCGCTTGACTCCGACAATGACGGCGTTCCTGACTACCAGGATAAGTGCCCCAACACCTTGGAAGGTGTGAAGATTGACGCTAAGGGCTGCCCGGTCAACAAGAAGGAAGACCTGGAACGCTTGAAGAAGGGCATTGAATTCGAAAGCGGTTCCGCTAAGCTGACCAAGTCCAGCTACGCAACCCTCGACGATATCATCAGCCTGATGAAGAAGATCGAATCTGCAAACCTGGAAGTTCAGGGCCATACCGATAACACCGGTTCTGCTGAAGGTAACAAGAAGCTTTCTCAGGAACGTGCCCAGGCTGTGGTTGACTACTTCACTCAGAACGGCATCGATGCTGAACGCGTCCGTGCAGTTGGCTTCGGTCAGGACAAGCCCATCGCCGACAACAAGACCAAGAAGGGTCGTGCTAAGAACCGTCGCGTGGAACTGATCCCGTTCCAGAAGTAA
- a CDS encoding GtrA family protein: MLHFVKYNLIGIMNTLITLLVVWVLHQLLDWNLELSNFLGFIAGGCNSYLMNRIWNFKSNNEKRTEVTRFLIVFLCAYGLNLLVLEGSVYLLTNAPWCKPVAEFASQFMKPSYLANVIANVVYVLASFTLYKKWVFKSK; encoded by the coding sequence ATGCTTCACTTTGTCAAATACAATCTCATCGGTATCATGAACACCCTGATTACGTTACTGGTAGTCTGGGTGCTACACCAGCTTCTGGACTGGAACCTGGAACTTTCAAACTTCCTTGGATTCATCGCCGGAGGATGCAACAGCTATCTGATGAATCGCATCTGGAACTTCAAAAGCAACAATGAAAAACGTACCGAGGTGACACGATTCCTGATAGTGTTTCTCTGCGCCTACGGTCTAAATCTTCTTGTCTTGGAAGGTTCCGTCTACCTGCTGACAAACGCTCCATGGTGCAAACCTGTTGCCGAATTCGCTTCCCAGTTCATGAAGCCCAGCTATCTTGCAAATGTCATCGCCAACGTTGTTTACGTTCTTGCAAGTTTTACGCTTTATAAAAAATGGGTTTTTAAATCCAAATAA
- a CDS encoding acetyl-CoA hydrolase/transferase family protein, with product MDWIASKKCTAAEAAEMVSNGDILGVSGFTLAGYPKEVPTAIAARAQRLHDAGEPFQVTLFSGASTGDSCDGALARANAVSFRAPYQSNPALRKAINAGSIKYIDAHLGKIGFWIRTGALPAPTVAVIEVTAILPDGRVCLSTSGGNSVCFLQTAQKIILELNTRLGDACIGIHDSALPELPPHARPLPIYSAGDRVGEEFVKIDPSKVVAIVESSRFDEVTPFVEPDEISINIAQRILDFVRFEESRGRLPKGLAYQSGVGKVANAVLSAMSDDDRLSQIDLYTEVIQEAVLPLLKKGKLGVASGTALTLSESTQKEFVANSAEWKKHLIIRQQEASNSTDVIRRLGVISMNTALEMDILGNVNSSMVAGSAMMNGIGGSADFSRNCFLGFFMTPSVAKNGAISSVVPYVSHVDHPDHDTMIFVTEQGLADLRGLAAEERARLIIKNCAHPDYREPLTDFLEFSLKHAKGVHIPAALSKAFEMHQKFLETGSMR from the coding sequence ATGGACTGGATTGCATCTAAAAAGTGTACCGCGGCAGAGGCTGCGGAAATGGTTTCTAACGGAGATATTCTTGGTGTTTCCGGCTTTACCTTGGCGGGATATCCCAAGGAAGTGCCGACGGCCATAGCCGCCAGGGCGCAGCGCCTCCACGATGCCGGCGAGCCTTTCCAGGTGACGCTGTTTTCTGGTGCATCTACCGGTGATTCCTGCGATGGCGCCCTTGCCCGTGCGAATGCGGTCAGCTTCCGCGCGCCTTACCAGTCCAATCCCGCTTTGCGCAAGGCCATTAACGCGGGCTCCATCAAGTATATCGACGCCCACCTCGGCAAGATCGGCTTCTGGATTCGCACGGGCGCACTTCCTGCCCCGACGGTAGCCGTCATCGAAGTGACCGCCATACTTCCCGACGGACGAGTCTGCCTTTCGACCTCCGGCGGAAATTCCGTTTGTTTCTTGCAGACCGCACAAAAGATTATTCTTGAATTGAACACCCGCCTGGGTGACGCCTGTATCGGCATTCATGATTCTGCCTTGCCGGAGCTTCCGCCTCATGCTAGGCCCCTGCCTATCTATTCCGCAGGCGACCGCGTTGGCGAAGAGTTCGTGAAGATTGACCCCAGCAAGGTTGTTGCCATTGTAGAGTCCTCCCGCTTTGACGAGGTCACTCCCTTTGTGGAACCGGATGAAATCTCCATCAACATAGCCCAGCGCATTCTGGACTTTGTCCGTTTCGAGGAATCCAGGGGACGCCTGCCCAAGGGGCTTGCCTACCAGAGTGGTGTGGGCAAGGTGGCTAACGCAGTTCTCAGTGCCATGTCTGATGACGATCGCCTAAGCCAGATTGACCTGTATACCGAGGTAATCCAGGAGGCGGTTCTACCTTTGTTAAAGAAGGGGAAGCTTGGTGTAGCATCGGGCACAGCCCTTACTTTGTCTGAAAGTACCCAGAAGGAATTTGTCGCCAACTCCGCGGAGTGGAAAAAGCATTTGATCATCCGCCAGCAGGAAGCAAGCAACAGTACTGACGTTATCCGCCGTCTTGGGGTTATCTCCATGAATACAGCCCTGGAGATGGATATTCTTGGCAACGTGAACAGTTCCATGGTGGCAGGCTCTGCCATGATGAATGGCATTGGCGGTTCCGCGGACTTTTCCCGTAACTGTTTCCTAGGTTTCTTCATGACGCCTTCAGTTGCAAAGAACGGGGCGATCAGTTCCGTGGTGCCCTATGTAAGTCATGTGGACCATCCTGACCATGATACCATGATCTTCGTGACGGAACAGGGACTTGCCGACCTCCGTGGTCTTGCCGCCGAGGAACGAGCTAGACTTATCATCAAGAACTGCGCTCATCCCGACTACCGCGAACCTCTGACGGACTTCCTGGAATTCAGTCTTAAGCATGCCAAGGGCGTCCATATTCCGGCGGCCCTTTCCAAGGCTTTTGAAATGCACCAGAAGTTCCTGGAAACGGGTTCCATGAGATAG
- a CDS encoding amidophosphoribosyltransferase, producing the protein MGGFCGVISKKDCVTDLFFGTDYHSHLGTHRGGLAVLKADGNFHRSIHNIQNTPFRSKFENDLATFAGNIGLGVISDTDPQPLVMTCKHGTFALVTVGLISNIEDLKNELFQNNCMQLQYSTTSGMVGPTEVVSALIATQNSIVEGLTYVQQKVKGSCSVLVMDSNGKFYASRDKWGRTPIIVGKKDGSVIAVQESCALPNLGYDHVRDLGPGEIAELTPDGINTLVEPGKKMAICSFLWVYYGYPASSYEGRNVEMTRYRCGSALAKRTPTEADAACGIPDSGTSHALGYAHEAGIKFARPFVKYTPTWARSFMPQDQRQREHVASMKLIPIPGLIDNKRLVFCDDSIVRGTQLGKQAEKLYSMGCKETHMRIACPPLVYPCKFINFSRSKSVYDLITRRYIREKEGENADLDKYTNPDSPEYKEMVDYIRRNLNLTTLAFQRIDDLIQAIGLPEDQLCTYCWTGKDYAETGDCYHKPCECCHCENKD; encoded by the coding sequence ATGGGCGGATTCTGTGGCGTTATTTCCAAGAAGGATTGTGTAACCGATCTTTTCTTTGGAACCGACTATCATTCTCACCTTGGAACCCATCGTGGTGGCTTGGCTGTTCTGAAGGCCGATGGCAACTTCCATCGTTCCATTCATAACATCCAGAATACCCCCTTCCGCAGCAAGTTCGAAAATGACTTGGCTACGTTCGCCGGTAATATCGGTCTGGGTGTGATTTCCGATACGGATCCTCAGCCCCTAGTGATGACCTGCAAGCATGGCACCTTCGCCCTGGTTACCGTAGGCCTTATTTCCAATATCGAAGACTTGAAGAACGAGCTGTTCCAGAACAACTGCATGCAGCTCCAGTATTCTACCACCAGCGGCATGGTTGGCCCTACCGAAGTGGTTTCCGCCCTTATCGCCACCCAGAACTCCATTGTAGAAGGTCTTACCTACGTACAGCAGAAGGTCAAGGGAAGTTGCTCCGTTCTTGTGATGGACAGCAACGGCAAGTTCTATGCATCCCGAGACAAGTGGGGCCGTACACCGATTATTGTCGGCAAGAAGGACGGTTCCGTCATCGCTGTGCAGGAAAGCTGCGCCCTTCCTAACTTGGGCTACGACCACGTTCGTGACTTGGGCCCCGGCGAAATCGCCGAACTCACTCCCGATGGAATCAACACTCTGGTTGAACCGGGCAAGAAGATGGCTATCTGCTCCTTCCTGTGGGTTTACTACGGCTATCCGGCTTCCAGCTACGAAGGTCGCAATGTGGAAATGACCCGCTACCGCTGCGGTTCCGCACTTGCCAAGCGCACTCCGACTGAAGCAGATGCCGCATGCGGCATCCCGGATTCGGGAACTTCCCACGCCCTGGGTTACGCTCACGAAGCCGGCATCAAGTTTGCCCGTCCCTTCGTCAAGTACACCCCGACCTGGGCACGATCCTTTATGCCTCAGGATCAGCGCCAGCGTGAACACGTTGCTTCCATGAAGCTGATTCCCATTCCGGGCCTTATCGATAACAAGCGCCTGGTGTTCTGCGACGATTCCATTGTCCGCGGTACCCAACTTGGTAAGCAGGCCGAAAAGCTCTATTCCATGGGCTGTAAGGAAACCCACATGCGTATCGCATGCCCCCCGCTGGTTTATCCCTGCAAGTTCATCAACTTCTCCCGTTCCAAGAGCGTGTACGACTTGATTACCCGCCGCTACATCCGCGAAAAGGAAGGCGAGAACGCCGATCTGGACAAGTACACCAACCCGGATTCTCCGGAATACAAGGAAATGGTGGACTACATCCGTCGTAACCTGAACCTTACCACTCTTGCCTTCCAGCGTATCGATGACCTGATCCAGGCTATCGGTCTTCCGGAAGACCAGCTCTGCACCTATTGCTGGACCGGTAAGGATTACGCAGAAACTGGCGATTGCTATCACAAGCCCTGTGAATGCTGCCACTGCGAGAACAAGGACTAA
- a CDS encoding histidine phosphatase family protein yields the protein MYRLFLLTIAFALYACGSDSSSSSDENVNQEPGPGSSASDGNPFNPFNPGNSNNPGGSNDPLVEPGPVISDEPVVEDTTLVQDANQLPSCTAANEGESFMVAAENTLYFCIDGDWMNNVVESIGVSCEDGVLIPGEVEYVVGGESNFGLDSTGAMVYRREGVTVAGLAEKGPFRYGASVTITELDSMQRMADSPRIHKTCITSSNGSYTVDDVNLVSPYVRVEASGYYRSELTSGLSPELVTLKNITDLTERDSVNVNILTHIDAIVAFRLVEQGGFNTPIRMVKEQSLKKVLYAFGVKIDGFNDDMFAQGQGGFGGFGGPGAAAVSKVSDEINLFDGDEFAAALMAISVMLQRHGSGQEMLLFADSIGQKIAGSGNWDDWNSRAHLADWLMALDLSGGYEKIRKNVAGWGLGEVPDFEKYLRKFWTSEYQFPPCNASNDGMVNHIGYSQSDYFGCNYQDTTKTRVRFTCDASLGRWRAATDIEKDTVGLGADTSKYDGAIRPGVINRDKSYIYDASRNQWRLATGDDIMDFMDVEEVYKSLAADESVVFVLRHAERTNETGSKGHLTDNGKAQAKGVGAKFKGAGSMYFAYSGYTRTLETCESIASGAGVSATPEVLDGLDGNWYIKTGEPGVENLTRWAYTGSPAGNFYYLDNRSQEFVSNFILDKRSSLRKVNFYISHDMMVLPLTVYGSQGKVDLRFFDVQGNRNWLNFLAGTAVIFNSAGTIRYVPVRGLDSGTMKL from the coding sequence ATGTATCGTTTGTTTTTATTGACCATTGCTTTTGCTCTGTACGCTTGTGGAAGTGACTCTTCCAGTTCCAGCGACGAGAACGTAAACCAGGAACCTGGCCCCGGTTCCTCTGCTTCGGACGGAAATCCGTTCAATCCCTTTAATCCGGGTAATTCGAATAATCCTGGCGGTTCCAACGATCCTCTTGTGGAACCAGGGCCCGTTATTTCCGATGAGCCTGTCGTTGAAGACACAACCCTCGTGCAGGATGCAAATCAGCTTCCCAGCTGTACGGCGGCCAACGAAGGGGAGTCCTTCATGGTGGCTGCTGAGAATACATTGTATTTCTGCATTGACGGAGACTGGATGAACAATGTGGTTGAGTCCATTGGTGTTTCCTGCGAAGACGGTGTACTTATTCCCGGTGAAGTGGAGTACGTCGTTGGTGGGGAAAGCAACTTTGGGCTAGATTCCACGGGTGCCATGGTGTACCGTCGAGAAGGCGTTACGGTGGCTGGCCTGGCAGAAAAAGGTCCCTTCCGCTACGGTGCCTCAGTGACCATTACGGAACTTGACAGCATGCAGCGCATGGCTGATTCTCCGCGCATTCACAAGACCTGCATCACTTCTTCTAATGGAAGCTATACTGTAGATGATGTTAATCTGGTGTCACCCTATGTTCGCGTCGAGGCTTCCGGTTATTACAGAAGTGAACTGACTAGCGGTCTGTCTCCGGAACTTGTAACCCTAAAGAATATTACGGACCTGACTGAACGTGATTCCGTTAACGTGAATATCTTGACCCACATCGATGCGATTGTTGCATTCAGGCTGGTTGAGCAGGGTGGTTTTAATACGCCTATCCGTATGGTCAAGGAACAGTCCCTGAAGAAAGTCCTCTATGCCTTTGGTGTTAAGATCGATGGATTTAATGACGATATGTTTGCCCAGGGTCAAGGCGGTTTTGGGGGCTTTGGCGGCCCGGGTGCAGCGGCCGTATCCAAGGTCTCTGATGAAATCAATTTGTTTGATGGCGATGAATTCGCTGCCGCCCTTATGGCCATCTCCGTGATGTTACAGCGTCATGGCTCCGGTCAGGAAATGCTGCTGTTCGCAGATTCCATTGGCCAGAAAATCGCGGGAAGCGGAAACTGGGACGACTGGAATTCCAGGGCTCATCTTGCTGACTGGCTTATGGCCTTGGATCTTAGCGGCGGTTACGAAAAGATCCGTAAGAATGTTGCCGGCTGGGGCCTGGGCGAGGTTCCGGATTTCGAAAAGTACTTGCGCAAGTTCTGGACTAGCGAATACCAGTTCCCTCCTTGCAACGCTTCTAACGATGGCATGGTAAATCATATCGGCTATAGCCAGAGCGATTACTTTGGTTGTAATTATCAAGACACGACAAAGACGAGAGTTCGATTCACATGCGATGCAAGTCTTGGCCGCTGGCGTGCCGCTACCGATATCGAGAAGGATACGGTGGGACTTGGCGCGGATACTTCCAAGTATGATGGGGCTATCCGTCCGGGCGTTATCAACAGGGACAAGAGTTATATCTATGATGCGTCCAGGAATCAGTGGCGCCTTGCGACAGGTGACGACATCATGGACTTTATGGATGTGGAAGAGGTTTATAAGAGCCTTGCCGCCGACGAATCCGTGGTGTTTGTGCTTCGTCATGCTGAACGTACCAATGAGACGGGGTCCAAGGGCCATTTGACGGATAACGGCAAGGCCCAGGCGAAGGGTGTGGGTGCTAAGTTCAAGGGGGCGGGCTCCATGTATTTTGCCTACTCTGGATATACTCGTACTCTGGAAACCTGTGAAAGCATTGCCTCTGGTGCAGGTGTAAGTGCCACTCCCGAAGTGCTTGACGGCCTAGATGGTAACTGGTACATAAAGACTGGGGAGCCGGGTGTTGAAAATTTGACCCGTTGGGCCTATACGGGTTCTCCCGCCGGTAACTTCTATTACCTAGACAATCGCAGTCAGGAATTCGTATCCAACTTCATTCTGGATAAGCGTTCCAGCTTGAGAAAGGTCAACTTCTACATCTCTCACGATATGATGGTGTTGCCCTTGACGGTTTATGGTTCCCAGGGTAAGGTTGATCTCCGCTTCTTTGATGTTCAGGGAAACCGCAACTGGCTGAACTTCCTGGCGGGTACTGCGGTAATCTTCAACAGTGCAGGTACGATCCGCTACGTACCTGTTCGTGGACTGGATTCCGGAACCATGAAACTGTAA
- a CDS encoding acetyl-CoA carboxylase biotin carboxyl carrier protein subunit has translation MKKTVRISFEGKSYDVEVEVLDSNVAVAPAAAPAAPAPVAAPAPAAAPAVAGGTEVKSPLAGSVFKLKVKVGDKVEANQEVAIIEALKMENPVVAPCAGTVNSVSVKETDTVVDGQTLLTIA, from the coding sequence ATGAAGAAGACCGTACGTATCAGTTTCGAAGGCAAGAGCTACGATGTAGAAGTTGAAGTTCTTGATTCCAATGTCGCCGTTGCTCCCGCTGCAGCTCCTGCTGCTCCGGCTCCCGTAGCTGCTCCGGCACCGGCTGCTGCACCTGCAGTTGCTGGCGGTACCGAAGTTAAGAGCCCCCTCGCTGGTTCTGTGTTCAAGCTGAAGGTCAAGGTTGGCGACAAGGTTGAAGCTAACCAGGAAGTTGCAATTATCGAAGCCCTCAAGATGGAAAACCCGGTTGTCGCTCCTTGCGCAGGTACCGTGAACTCTGTTTCCGTTAAGGAAACCGACACCGTCGTTGATGGTCAGACTCTCCTCACCATCGCTTAA
- a CDS encoding sodium ion-translocating decarboxylase subunit beta codes for MSSILSSVVQFAGDTGFAYITPSMLVMWIVSFVLMYLAIVKKFEPLLLLPIALGALAVNIPTKGFYDGGWSIEGMFVPTEGLYYYISQGIHLELFPPIIFLGVGAMTDFGPLIANPRTLLLGGGAQFGVFATMFCAVAFGGFTLGEAASIGIIGGADGPTSIFTANKLAKHLIGPIAVAAYTYMALVPLIQPPIMRLMTNDKERKIRMKALRKVSKAERLAFAVMVMIVCILVVPDASALIIMLMLGNIFKESGVVDRLVKTGQNELMNIVTIFLGTSVGLTMSADIFLRPQTLMIIAMGVVAFGFSTAAGLFLAKIMNKLSPKNPVNPLIGSAGVSAVPMAARVSQVEGAKYDPQNFLLMHAMGPNVAGVIGTAVCAGYMISRLA; via the coding sequence ATGAGTTCAATCCTTAGCTCCGTTGTCCAGTTCGCTGGCGACACTGGCTTTGCCTACATCACCCCGTCTATGCTGGTGATGTGGATTGTCAGCTTCGTCCTGATGTACTTGGCAATCGTGAAAAAGTTCGAACCGCTGCTGCTCTTGCCGATCGCACTGGGCGCTCTTGCGGTGAACATCCCCACCAAGGGATTCTACGATGGTGGCTGGAGCATCGAGGGCATGTTTGTCCCGACCGAAGGCCTCTATTACTACATCAGCCAGGGTATTCACCTGGAACTCTTCCCGCCCATCATCTTCTTGGGCGTGGGTGCCATGACTGACTTTGGACCGCTGATCGCAAATCCGCGTACCCTCCTCTTGGGTGGTGGTGCTCAGTTCGGTGTCTTCGCTACCATGTTCTGCGCCGTTGCTTTCGGTGGCTTTACTCTTGGCGAAGCTGCTTCCATCGGTATCATCGGTGGTGCAGATGGTCCGACCTCCATCTTTACTGCCAACAAGTTGGCTAAGCACCTCATCGGCCCCATCGCCGTTGCTGCTTACACCTACATGGCATTGGTGCCGCTGATCCAGCCGCCTATCATGCGCCTCATGACCAACGACAAGGAACGCAAGATCCGTATGAAGGCCCTCCGCAAGGTTTCCAAGGCCGAACGTCTCGCTTTCGCTGTCATGGTGATGATTGTGTGCATCCTGGTTGTGCCCGATGCATCCGCACTGATCATCATGCTTATGCTTGGTAACATCTTCAAGGAATCTGGCGTTGTTGATCGTCTCGTCAAGACCGGTCAGAACGAACTCATGAACATCGTGACCATCTTCCTTGGTACTTCTGTGGGCCTCACCATGTCTGCCGACATCTTCCTGCGCCCCCAGACCCTCATGATCATCGCTATGGGCGTTGTGGCCTTCGGCTTCTCTACTGCAGCCGGCCTCTTCCTCGCAAAGATCATGAACAAGCTCTCTCCCAAGAATCCGGTGAACCCGCTCATTGGCTCTGCTGGCGTTTCTGCAGTGCCTATGGCTGCCCGCGTTTCTCAGGTTGAAGGCGCCAAGTACGACCCGCAGAACTTCCTGCTGATGCACGCTATGGGCCCCAATGTGGCTGGCGTGATCGGTACCGCAGTTTGCGCTGGTTACATGATTAGCCGTCTGGCTTAA
- a CDS encoding serine/threonine protein kinase, with protein MRALNIPEITCGGQTYGNFQFFAKGFMGTVYRGCDSHGKTVILKLCRPTAAVYEQQLENEIRVCREMHHPNIVNTIDSGKLVLDCADGDCGEFYYMLQDFYDGGNLKSHIRPGIPLETCVAWFCQIVAGVEAFHRKFVHRDLKPENILMDAEGNLRIADFGLAKVLNGGKSDPASFTAKDPFNGWGTIEYMAPECWTFGETTPATDVYSLGIMFYEILTGELPCKSHKAKDLKDFHLHQPLPRFTDPLLGELQKHLDAMTAKNPKDRRLYDFGKMTL; from the coding sequence GTGCGTGCGTTGAATATTCCTGAGATTACATGTGGTGGCCAAACCTACGGCAACTTCCAGTTTTTCGCTAAAGGTTTTATGGGGACTGTTTACAGGGGCTGCGACAGCCACGGAAAGACAGTCATATTAAAGTTGTGCCGCCCCACTGCAGCCGTGTACGAACAGCAGCTGGAGAATGAGATCCGGGTGTGTCGCGAAATGCATCACCCCAACATCGTAAATACAATTGACTCTGGAAAGTTGGTCCTTGATTGCGCCGATGGTGACTGCGGGGAATTTTATTACATGCTCCAGGATTTCTATGATGGCGGGAATTTGAAGTCCCATATCCGTCCAGGAATTCCGCTGGAAACCTGCGTGGCTTGGTTCTGTCAGATTGTGGCTGGCGTCGAGGCATTTCACAGGAAGTTCGTTCACCGCGATCTCAAACCAGAAAACATCCTGATGGATGCTGAAGGCAATTTGCGCATTGCAGATTTTGGCTTGGCCAAGGTTTTGAACGGCGGAAAATCCGATCCTGCAAGTTTCACTGCGAAGGATCCTTTTAACGGTTGGGGAACCATCGAGTATATGGCTCCTGAGTGTTGGACCTTTGGCGAGACCACGCCTGCTACAGATGTTTATTCCCTGGGAATTATGTTCTATGAAATTCTTACAGGAGAATTGCCTTGCAAAAGCCATAAGGCAAAGGACTTAAAGGACTTTCACCTCCATCAGCCTCTGCCTCGGTTTACTGATCCGTTATTAGGGGAACTTCAAAAACATTTGGATGCGATGACAGCTAAGAATCCGAAAGACCGCCGACTGTACGATTTCGGAAAAATGACCCTGTGA